The genome window ATAGTGGCTTTATGTATTCAAGAAAAATTTCATTTTTTTATTTTTCCCAGAAAAATATTTGCAGAAAAAAGCTATCTTTGTATTGATGCTAAGACTCCACAAAAAAGTATTTATAAAAAATATCTCAATAAATGGGATATTTTAGATTTAAAAATAATAAAAAGGGGGTTTAAAGATGGCAAAGGTAGGAAGACTGACAGAGTATATTAAAGGAGAAGTGAAAGATTTTGAGGTAATAAGTATTGAAGGAGGAAAGGAATTAAAGGAATACCTTGAGGAATTAGGTATAAGAGAAGGTGTAAAGATTAGTTTTCAAGGTAGCCTTACTCATGAACACAAGGGGCCATTGGGTCTTGAGATAGAAGGGAAAAAGCTTGTTCTGGCGCAGGGTATAGCGGACAAAGTGATTATGGATGTAAATGGAGTAGAAAAACACCTTTTAGAAATGGAGGCAGGAGAAAGTGGAATACTCAAGAGGATAGCAGCTGGTAAAGAAGCAAGTGACATTTTAAAAAAATTGGGACTTAAAGAAAACACAAAAATAAAAGTTACCGGACATGTAGCAGAAGAGAGTTTTCATATTAAAGTGGATGACAAAGAACTTGAGCTTTGCACTGGAGAGGCTTCAAAAATTTTGGTGGAAAAGGAAGGGCAGAACTTACAGCTTAATTATCTTGCACCAGGAGATAGTGGTAAGATTGCTGGCATCATAAGTGGTGTCCATTTGAAGGAGCGTTTAAAAGAGGAGGAAATAGGCATTGGTAAGAATATTAAATTGATTTCTCGCAAAGCTACAGCTGGCTTGGGAAAACATGCAGGATGTATTTTTTATCTCACTGTAAATAATCAGCTTTCTGTTTCAATTGGTCGTGGAATGGCAGAAAAGATTATGGTTAGCCCAATTGAATAATAAAGGAGGGTTTTATGGGCAGATCGGTTTTAGTTGTAGGAGGTTTGGATCGATTAGTCAATCGTTATAAGGAAACGGTTCGTGCTTTTAAGTGTAGGTTTTATTATCATTGTGGTGACTGTAATGGGGGGAAGAGAAAATTGTATAGATTAGTAGATCAGGCTGATGTTGTTTTTTGTCCAATTGATATTACCTCTCATACAGCCTGTGCCCTGATTAAAAGGAGGTGCAAAAAACAGGGAAAGCCCTTTTTCTTTTTGAGAAGTTCCAGTCTTTCTTTTTTTAAAAAGGCTTTAAGTGAATGGTTAGAAAAACAAGGAAGGTAATTATGAAGCTTTTATACTCAAGGCATAAATGTATTGAGGCAATCCAGATTCAGCGTATGGAAGCCATAAGTTTTTTGGCAGCAGGGCTTTCACATGATATTAACAATTTGCTGATGGGTGTCTTACATTATACCTATGCCATCAAAAGAATGAATCCAAATATAATTTACCTTCCTCTGAAAACATGACAGAAATTAAAACAACACCAAGAGAAGGTGAATAGTTAACGATTTTGTTAAACTCTTGACAAAGAAAAAAACTTGTAATAAAAATTAATTAAATTATTTAACTTAGTTAATTCAATTTATGAAGATAAATAAGATGACATTATTAAATAAAATAAAGCTCAAGAATGCTACAGGGCACTTTGCGCATATTATATGTATTGTATTTTTATGTATTGTATTAGGATTTTCAAATGGTTTTTCAAAAATGCTTAAAAAAGATAGCAATAATGATGGGGATATAGATATGTGGGCATATTATGATGAAGATGGAAATTTAATAAAGATAGAGATTGATTCAAATTTTGATGGAAAGTTAGATGAATGGAGATATTTTGAAAAAGGAGATTTGGTAAGAATAGAAAGTGATACAAATCATAATGGAAAAATTGATACCTGGAGTTTCTTTGAAGATGGAAAATTAAAAAGACAAGAGCAGGATAAAAATGAAGATGGTCTAAAGGAGATAATCATCTTTTTAGACAAAGAGGGGGAAAAAGAAAGGGTAGTAATAGATAGCAATTCTAATGGAAAGTTCGATACCTTTAGTTTTTATAAAAAAGGGGAGCTTATAAAACAAGAACAAGATAAAAATGAGGATGGAAAGATGGATACATGGTTTTATTTTGAAAAAGAAGGACTGAAAGAGGCCCGATTTGATACAAATTTTGATGGAAATGTAGATGCCATAAAATTTTATGAAAAAGGAGAAATTATAAAGGCACAGTGGGATAGCGATTTTGATGGAAAGATAGATACCTGGGATTATATCAAGGAGGCAAGGCAAGAACAGGATAGAAACAAGGACGGAAAAGTAGATACTTGGCTTTATTTAAATAGTTTGGGAAAGATAATTAAAATAGATACAAATTTTGATGGAAAGGTAGATTTGATAAAACACTATCAAAAGGAGATTTTGACTTTAGAAGAAATAGACTCAAATCACGATGGTCAATTTAATGTAAGAAATGAATATAAAAAAGGAAGCCTATATAGACAGCTTCAGGATAGAAATAAGGATGGTAAATGGGATTTATGGATATATTTTTCTAAAAATGGGGAAATGAAAGAATTACAAATTGATAAGGATTATGATGGTAAGGTTGATAACTGGTATTTTTATAAAAATGGAAAACTAATAAGGCATGAACAAGACACAAATAAAGATAGAAAGATTGACCTTTGCTGGCATTATGGAAAAGATGGGAATCCCATTAAGGCTTATAAAGATAAGGATGGGGATGGAAAATGGGATATTTTCTTTTTTTATGAAGATGGGAAGATTACAAGGGTAGAGGAGGACAGAAATAGAGACGGAAAAATAGATATTTGGAAATACTGTGACAAAGAAGGGAAATTAATTAAGACAGAAAAAGACTTAGATTATGATGGAAGGCCAGATATTTCATTTTAATTTACCTATAATATCGTTTTTAGCAAAAGGCGGGATTTTAGTAATTCCTATCCTTTTTTGCTCTATAGTTGCCCTTACTATAGTGCTTGAAAGGCTTTATAGATTCAGAAAGCTAAGGATTAAAAATCCAGACCTAATAGCTAGGGTTAAGAAGGCATTAAATGAAAAAGGAATAGATGAGGCATTATTCATAGCAGAAAATAGCAAAAATCCTTTAGGCAGGGTGCTGAAAGAAGGTATTAAAAGATACCGTGCTGGTAAAGAATCCATGGAAAGGGCTATGGCTTTTGCAGCAGAAAAAGAAATAAGGGAGTTAGAAAGGTATTTGCCTGCCTTATCTACTGTAGGAAACATTGCCCCGCTTTTAGGTCTCTTAGGTACAGTAACAGGGATGATAAAGGCATTTATGGTAATTGAGAGATTAGGAGGAAGAGTAAATGCCAGTGTGCTTGCAGGTGGCATATGGGAAGCCATGCTTACTACTGCCTTAGGGCTTTCTGTAGCTATTCCTACCATAGTAGCCCACAATTATCTAATAAGTAAGTTGAGAAACTTTACGGCAGTCTTACAAGAAAGACTTAATGAATTTTTGGAAACATTAGATGATAAGGCTTAAAAATAGTGTAAATGATATTGCAGAAATGTCTCTTACACCTTTGATAGACATGGTATTTTTGCTAATTATATTCTTTCTTTTAACTACAAGGTTTATCACTGAAGAAGGTATTTCAGTAAAGCTTCCTCAGGCAGATTCCACAACACCACAGACCCAAAGAGAAATTACAGTCTATGTAACTAAGGAAGGTAGGGTATTTATTGGGAATAGGGCACTTACCTTACATCAACTCTATTATGAATTGAGGTCCCTTATAGGCTCTAATAGAAATAAATTGGTAGTAATAAAGGCAGATAGAGAAGCAATTTTAAATAAAGTGGTAAAGGTAATGGATGTTGCAAAGACTGCTGGTGCAGCAAGGCTTTGTATTGCAACAAGAAAAGAGGGATATGGTGAATAAAAACAAAAATAAGGCTATAAGGATATTTTTTATTATCTCCATAGCACTTCATACCTCTATATTACTTTGCTTTACTGACATATTCTCTGCAAAAACACCTGAGCGAAGGATAGAGGTAGATTTAATAGAAATGGCAGAGGAAGATATTAGGTCTTCTGAATTTCCTATGCCAAAGAAGGTTGATGTAAATTATGATCCTATAAAAAATATTTTGCATCAGCAGGTAAAATATAGGCAATATCCAAAGACAATTGTAGAATCTATTAAAGAAACAAAATATAAACCTATTTCAGTAGCAAGCATATCTAATTTCTTTCCAAAACATTATGATTTTAATAATACCAATAAAAATAAAGGAAAAGTTTCTCCACTCTTTTATTATCAACAACTTATTAAACAAAAGATTGAAGAGAACAAAAGATACCCGTTACTTGCTAGAAATAAAGGGATTGAAGGTAAAGTATGGGTAAAATTTGAGATTTTAAAAGATGGAAAGGTAAAAGATATAAAGGTAGTTAAATCTAGTCATCATCAAATCTTAGATAAGGCTGCTATAGAAAGTATTAAAAAAGCCAATCCATTTCCTCCTTTTCCAGAAGAATTAAAAGAAAGTTCATTGATTATAAATATATGCCTACGTTTTGAATTGAAAAATTATGCAAGATAAAAAGGAGGTAAAATGAAATAAAATAAAAGATTAACAAATCAAAATGCGGAAAGCAGCCCCGGCCAAAGAAACCTGCTTTCCGCTGTGGTACCTGGTAATTTTTAACCAGGCCCATTTTTTTATAGCAACAAAAGCATTATTTGTCAATTAATTTAAAAGGAGGAGGCTATGAAAGATTTAATTTGCTTTCTATTGGTCTTTCTCATTGTTACTATGGCTTCAGCACAAGAAAAGCCAAAGGAAATAGAAATAGGAGAAGTGGTAGTAACTGCTACAAGGACAGAAAGACCAGTAAAAGATGTGCCTAACAGCGTAACCATTATAACCAAGGAAGAGATGGATAAGATGCATGTAAAGACAGTAGATGATGTATTGAACAAGGTGGCTGGTATTAGGATAAAGCGCTCTTTATGGCTTTCAACCACAAGCAGTCACACTGTGCTTATGATGAGAGGTACAGGCTCTTCAAAGCGGGTATTGGTGCTAAAAGATGGCATTCCCTTAAATGATATGTATGGAGGTGCAGTTCAAGAGTTTAGCACACTTTCCACTGAGGATATAGAGAGGATTGAGATAGTAAGAGGGGCAGGTTCTGCTCTTTATGGCTCTAATGCCATGGGTGGTGTGATAAATATTATTACTAGACCACCTAAGGAAAAGTTTGAAGGTGGCTTAAGCTATGAAGGTGGTGAGATGAATACCCATATATATAACTTTAATATAAGCCGAGCATATGATTGGATTGGATTTCGCCTCTCAGCAGGTGGCAGAAATACAGATGGTTATGAATATAAAAAGAAATGGAAGGATTATTACAAAAAACCAGAGACAGATAGGTATTATGTATCACCAGAGGTTGATTTTAAATTAGGTAGATCAAAGCTTAAATTTGGGTTTGAATATTTTAGTGAAGATGATATTCATGCTGCCCCAACTTTATATGACTTAGATAGAGATACATATAAATATCACGTTGATTACAGTATCCCTATCTCAGATATAGATTTTAATGCCAAATTTTACTACTTTGACTATGATTGGGATACAGAGGCATACAAATATAATAAAACTACAAAACAATATGATAAATTCTACTATAAAGCCAACGTTCCTAAAGATAATTGGGGACTTATGCTCCAAGCAAGCAAGGAAATAAAA of Candidatus Desulfofervidus auxilii contains these proteins:
- a CDS encoding FeoA domain-containing protein, translating into MAKVGRLTEYIKGEVKDFEVISIEGGKELKEYLEELGIREGVKISFQGSLTHEHKGPLGLEIEGKKLVLAQGIADKVIMDVNGVEKHLLEMEAGESGILKRIAAGKEASDILKKLGLKENTKIKVTGHVAEESFHIKVDDKELELCTGEASKILVEKEGQNLQLNYLAPGDSGKIAGIISGVHLKERLKEEEIGIGKNIKLISRKATAGLGKHAGCIFYLTVNNQLSVSIGRGMAEKIMVSPIE
- a CDS encoding biopolymer transporter ExbD; translated protein: MIRLKNSVNDIAEMSLTPLIDMVFLLIIFFLLTTRFITEEGISVKLPQADSTTPQTQREITVYVTKEGRVFIGNRALTLHQLYYELRSLIGSNRNKLVVIKADREAILNKVVKVMDVAKTAGAARLCIATRKEGYGE
- a CDS encoding energy transducer TonB produces the protein MNKNKNKAIRIFFIISIALHTSILLCFTDIFSAKTPERRIEVDLIEMAEEDIRSSEFPMPKKVDVNYDPIKNILHQQVKYRQYPKTIVESIKETKYKPISVASISNFFPKHYDFNNTNKNKGKVSPLFYYQQLIKQKIEENKRYPLLARNKGIEGKVWVKFEILKDGKVKDIKVVKSSHHQILDKAAIESIKKANPFPPFPEELKESSLIINICLRFELKNYAR
- a CDS encoding DUF2325 domain-containing protein encodes the protein MGRSVLVVGGLDRLVNRYKETVRAFKCRFYYHCGDCNGGKRKLYRLVDQADVVFCPIDITSHTACALIKRRCKKQGKPFFFLRSSSLSFFKKALSEWLEKQGR
- a CDS encoding MotA/TolQ/ExbB proton channel family protein, producing the protein MMEGQIFHFNLPIISFLAKGGILVIPILFCSIVALTIVLERLYRFRKLRIKNPDLIARVKKALNEKGIDEALFIAENSKNPLGRVLKEGIKRYRAGKESMERAMAFAAEKEIRELERYLPALSTVGNIAPLLGLLGTVTGMIKAFMVIERLGGRVNASVLAGGIWEAMLTTALGLSVAIPTIVAHNYLISKLRNFTAVLQERLNEFLETLDDKA